The Streptomyces sp. NBC_01268 genome window below encodes:
- a CDS encoding ABC transporter permease, which yields MSTLALKGSSWVTVRQYRRTLWLVAGAVAFSLAVIGGLRIWAAQHPDVLLPDGSWAPSDESHAYEVLRLAVEYAGTCLLLLPLLAGAFVAGPLVAREFESGTYRLALTQSVTPAAWLRAKVVTAGVVAVAAALALIGVYRLGWGHVSGTYPSGWGDRGTYEGTGIVLVGYVLAAVAVGTLVGQLVRRTLLAMSVTGLVVGLVMFVLGSLRWSLLGVETITGPVSRATGPLLVPDGGLMMDTGLLTRDGHRIEQWSCYGPGDTPEECWAAKNVTGQYLDYHPQSHFWPTQLAETGILLALAALALLAAFRVLRARHP from the coding sequence GTGAGCACTCTCGCCCTGAAGGGGTCGTCCTGGGTGACGGTCCGCCAGTACCGGCGCACGCTCTGGCTGGTGGCCGGCGCCGTCGCCTTCTCCCTCGCCGTCATCGGCGGCCTGCGGATCTGGGCCGCCCAGCACCCCGACGTCCTCCTCCCGGACGGCTCCTGGGCCCCGTCCGACGAGAGCCACGCCTACGAGGTGCTGCGCCTCGCCGTCGAGTACGCGGGCACGTGCCTGCTCCTGCTTCCCCTGCTCGCCGGCGCCTTCGTGGCCGGCCCCCTGGTGGCCCGCGAGTTCGAGTCCGGCACGTACCGGCTCGCCCTCACCCAGTCCGTCACCCCGGCGGCCTGGCTGCGCGCCAAGGTCGTCACCGCCGGCGTCGTCGCCGTGGCGGCCGCCCTCGCCCTCATCGGCGTCTACCGGCTCGGCTGGGGCCACGTCTCGGGCACGTACCCGTCCGGCTGGGGCGACCGGGGAACGTACGAGGGCACCGGGATCGTGCTCGTCGGCTACGTCCTCGCCGCCGTCGCCGTCGGCACCCTGGTCGGCCAGCTCGTCCGGCGCACCCTCCTCGCGATGTCCGTCACCGGCCTCGTCGTGGGCCTGGTCATGTTCGTCCTCGGCAGCCTGCGCTGGAGCCTGCTCGGCGTCGAGACGATCACCGGCCCCGTCTCCCGGGCCACGGGTCCGCTCCTCGTCCCCGACGGCGGACTCATGATGGACACGGGCCTGCTCACCCGCGACGGGCACCGCATCGAGCAGTGGTCCTGCTACGGACCGGGGGACACCCCCGAGGAGTGCTGGGCCGCCAAGAACGTCACCGGCCAGTACCTCGACTACCACCCGCAGTCCCACTTCTGGCCCACCCAGCTCGCCGAGACCGGCATCCTCCTCGCCCTCGCCGCCCTCGCGCTCCTCGCGGCCTTCCGCGTCCTGCGCGCCCGGCACCCGTAG
- a CDS encoding ABC transporter ATP-binding protein, whose translation MSTTTALEAAGLGIRYGGRARPWALRDCSLTLPAGRVCALVGPNGAGKSSLLGLAAGLLRPTEGTITAPPRERLAYVAQDKPLHPRLTVADTLRMGRELNPGRWDGTAAREVLADELDPRALVRELSGGQRTRVALALALGKRPELLLLDEPMADLDPLARHRLMGLLMADAAERGTTVVMSSHILTELEGTCDHLLLLAGGRIRLAGDVDDLLAEHTLLTGPVADLAPHTVVDTRTTGRQLTALVRREGPLDGRWEAAEPTLEDLLLAHLRTVEGAAA comes from the coding sequence ATGAGCACCACGACGGCGTTGGAGGCCGCCGGCCTCGGCATACGGTACGGAGGACGCGCCCGGCCCTGGGCCCTGCGCGACTGCTCCCTCACCCTTCCCGCCGGCCGCGTCTGCGCCCTCGTCGGCCCCAACGGCGCCGGCAAGTCCAGCCTCCTGGGCCTCGCCGCGGGCCTGCTCCGGCCGACCGAGGGCACGATCACGGCGCCGCCCCGCGAGCGCCTGGCGTACGTCGCCCAGGACAAGCCGCTGCACCCCCGGCTCACCGTCGCCGACACCCTGCGCATGGGCCGCGAGCTCAACCCCGGCCGCTGGGACGGGACCGCCGCCCGCGAGGTCCTCGCCGACGAGCTCGACCCGCGCGCCCTCGTCCGCGAGCTCTCCGGCGGGCAGCGCACCCGCGTCGCCCTCGCGCTCGCCCTCGGCAAGCGCCCCGAACTGCTCCTCCTGGACGAGCCGATGGCCGACCTCGACCCGCTCGCCCGGCACCGGCTGATGGGCCTGCTCATGGCCGACGCCGCCGAACGCGGCACCACCGTCGTCATGTCCTCGCACATCCTCACCGAGCTGGAGGGCACCTGCGACCACCTCCTGCTGCTCGCCGGCGGCCGCATCCGCCTCGCCGGCGACGTCGACGACCTGCTCGCGGAGCACACCCTGCTCACCGGTCCCGTCGCCGACCTCGCCCCGCACACCGTGGTCGACACCCGCACGACGGGCCGTCAGCTCACCGCCCTGGTCCGCCGCGAGGGCCCCCTCGACGGCCGGTGGGAGGCCGCCGAGCCCACCCTGGAGGACCTCCTCCTCGCCCACCTCCGCACCGTCGAAGGAGCCGCCGCGTGA
- a CDS encoding GntR family transcriptional regulator has product MLAYRIDRRSGVATYLQIVQQTKQALRMGLLEPGDRLPTAREVVEATAINPNTVLKAYRELEREGLVEARRGLGTFVRATLGTGPADSPLRGELADWTRRARAEGLGREDVAALFTSVLDTFYKGDDA; this is encoded by the coding sequence GTGCTCGCCTACCGCATCGACCGGCGCAGCGGCGTCGCCACGTACCTCCAGATCGTCCAGCAGACCAAACAGGCCCTGCGCATGGGCCTCCTGGAACCCGGCGACCGCCTGCCCACCGCACGTGAGGTCGTCGAGGCCACGGCCATCAACCCCAACACGGTCCTCAAGGCCTACCGCGAGCTCGAACGCGAGGGCCTCGTCGAGGCCCGCCGCGGCCTCGGCACCTTCGTCCGCGCCACCCTCGGCACCGGCCCCGCCGACTCGCCGCTGCGCGGCGAACTCGCCGACTGGACCCGCCGGGCCCGCGCCGAAGGCCTCGGCCGCGAGGACGTCGCCGCGCTCTTCACATCCGTACTGGACACGTTCTACAAGGGGGACGACGCATGA
- the mshD gene encoding mycothiol synthase encodes MTSDAAPALEPGRQINSYEELNPEQVTAVLDLLEAADRADGMHAVSEQGRLYLRHGRREGVRHFLLTVGPRLYGYAQLEETDPVEAPAAELVVHPSHRGRGHGRALGSALLDASGKRLRVWAHGGKSAARHLAQVLGLTLFRELRQLRRPLVPLDIPEPVLPEGVTVRTFVPGQDDAAWLAVNAAAFAHHPEQGSLTQRDLDDRMAEPWFDPKGFFLAEKDGRLVGFHWTKVHAEEQLGEVYVVGVLPDAQGGGLGKALTATGLRHLAAQTLPTAMLYVDADNTAAVTVYERLGFRTHEVDLMYRTES; translated from the coding sequence ATGACTTCCGACGCGGCGCCGGCCCTTGAACCGGGACGGCAGATCAACAGTTACGAAGAACTGAACCCCGAGCAGGTCACGGCGGTCCTCGACCTCCTGGAAGCCGCCGACCGCGCCGACGGCATGCACGCCGTGTCCGAGCAGGGCCGGCTCTACCTGCGCCACGGGCGCCGCGAGGGCGTCCGCCACTTCCTCCTCACGGTCGGCCCCAGGCTGTACGGCTACGCCCAGTTGGAGGAGACCGACCCGGTCGAGGCCCCCGCGGCCGAGCTGGTCGTGCACCCCTCGCACCGCGGCCGCGGCCACGGCCGGGCCCTGGGCAGCGCCCTGCTCGACGCCTCCGGCAAGCGGCTGCGGGTGTGGGCGCACGGCGGCAAGTCGGCGGCCCGCCACCTCGCGCAGGTCCTCGGCCTGACGCTGTTCCGCGAACTGCGCCAGCTGCGCCGTCCGCTGGTGCCGCTGGACATCCCGGAGCCGGTGCTGCCCGAGGGCGTCACCGTCCGCACGTTCGTGCCCGGCCAGGACGACGCGGCCTGGCTCGCGGTCAACGCGGCCGCCTTCGCCCACCACCCCGAACAGGGCTCGCTGACCCAGCGGGACCTGGACGACCGGATGGCGGAGCCCTGGTTCGACCCGAAGGGCTTCTTCCTCGCGGAGAAGGACGGGCGGCTGGTCGGCTTCCACTGGACCAAGGTCCACGCGGAGGAGCAGCTGGGCGAGGTGTACGTCGTCGGCGTCCTGCCCGACGCGCAGGGCGGCGGCCTGGGCAAGGCCCTGACCGCGACCGGCCTGCGGCACCTCGCGGCCCAGACCCTGCCCACGGCGATGCTGTACGTGGACGCCGACAACACGGCGGCGGTGACGGTCTACGAGCGCCTCGGCTTCCGGACCCACGAGGTGGACCTGATGTACCGCACGGAGTCCTGA